From the Bacillus sp. FJAT-22090 genome, the window ACGCTTGTAAAACCTGCCAAGCGAGTAAAAGTAGGAACGAAAATATCATTTGGCGATGGCTTGTTAACAGCAGTATGTACTGAATTAAAAGAACATGGTGGCAGAGTGTTCAACTTTGAATATGAAGGTGTGTTTTTTGAAGTGCTCGATCAGCTCGGGGAAATGCCACTCCCTCCGTATATTCATGAAAAATTAGATGATAAAGATCGTTATCAAACTGTGTACGCTAAAGAACAAGGGTCAGCAGCCGCACCAACAGCAGGTCTCCATTTTACCGAAACGTTATTAGATGAAATACGCTCAAAAGGTGTTAAAATTGCATTTGTAACACTACATGTTGGACTTGGAACTTTCCGTCCAGTAAGTGTGGATTCGATAGATGATCACGAAATGCATTCAGAATTTTACCGTGTTTCAAAGGATACTGCGAAAACCATAAATGAGGTAAAAAAAGCTGGAGGTAAAATTATTGCTGTAGGAACTACTTCCACAAGAACGCTGGAAACTGTTGCTACAAAGTTTGATGGCACAATACAAGAAGATAGTGGTTGGACATCAATTTTCATTTATCCAGGGTATTCATTTAAATGTATTGATGGGATGATTACCAATTTTCACTTACCGAAATCAACACTTGTGATGTTAGTTAGTGCTCTTACATCTAGAGAATTTATATTAAGCGGCTATAAAGAAGCAATCGAACGGCAATACCGCTTTTTCAGCTTTGGTGATGCAATGTTTATAAAAGGAAGGAATTATTAAATGTCTGCAATAACATATGAGTTAATAAAAAAAGATAAACAAACTGGCGCTCGTCTAGGAATTGTTCACACACCCCATGGATCGTTTGAAACACCAACATTTATGCCTGTAGGTACACAAGCTACTGTAAAAACGATGGCACCAGAAGATCTTAAAGAGATGGAAGCTGGCATTATTTTAAGTAATACGTACCACTTATGGCTACGACCTGGACATGATATTATTCGTGAAGCAGGAGGTCTACATAAATTTATGAACTGGGATCGTGCAATTTTGACGGATTCTGGTGGTTTCCAAGTATTTAGTTTAAGCGATATGCGTAAAATCGAAGAAGAAGGAGTTCATTTCCGCAATCACTTGAATGGAGATAAACTATTTTTAAGTCCTGAAAAATCAATGGAGATTCAAAATGCATTAGGCTCCGATATTATGATGGCATTTGATGAATGTCCGCCATATCCTGCAACATTTGAGTATATGAAAGCGTCAGTAGAGCGTACATCTCGTTGGGCAGAACGTTGCTTGACTGAACATACAAATACAAATAAGCAAGGATTATTTGGTATTATACAAGGTGGAGAATATGAAGAATTACGTCGTCAATCAGCAAAGGATCTAGTATCGCTCGATTTTCCTGGGTAT encodes:
- the tgt gene encoding tRNA guanosine(34) transglycosylase Tgt, with the translated sequence MSAITYELIKKDKQTGARLGIVHTPHGSFETPTFMPVGTQATVKTMAPEDLKEMEAGIILSNTYHLWLRPGHDIIREAGGLHKFMNWDRAILTDSGGFQVFSLSDMRKIEEEGVHFRNHLNGDKLFLSPEKSMEIQNALGSDIMMAFDECPPYPATFEYMKASVERTSRWAERCLTEHTNTNKQGLFGIIQGGEYEELRRQSAKDLVSLDFPGYAIGGLSVGEPKDVMNRVLDFTTPMMPENKPRYLMGVGSPDSLIDGSIRGVDMFDCVLPTRIARNGTFFTSKGRLVIKGAAFARDFGPIDEKCDCYTCQNYSRAYIRHLFKADETFGLRLASYHNLHFLMNLMKDVRQAIREDRLLDFKEEFFEEYGYNKPNAKNF
- the queA gene encoding tRNA preQ1(34) S-adenosylmethionine ribosyltransferase-isomerase QueA, whose amino-acid sequence is MRVEDFDFELPEELIAQTPLLERTSSKLLIADYPNNSFKHETFSSIVEELNEGDCLVLNDTKVMPARLMGIKEETGAHVEVLLLTQIQGNHWETLVKPAKRVKVGTKISFGDGLLTAVCTELKEHGGRVFNFEYEGVFFEVLDQLGEMPLPPYIHEKLDDKDRYQTVYAKEQGSAAAPTAGLHFTETLLDEIRSKGVKIAFVTLHVGLGTFRPVSVDSIDDHEMHSEFYRVSKDTAKTINEVKKAGGKIIAVGTTSTRTLETVATKFDGTIQEDSGWTSIFIYPGYSFKCIDGMITNFHLPKSTLVMLVSALTSREFILSGYKEAIERQYRFFSFGDAMFIKGRNY